The proteins below come from a single Xyrauchen texanus isolate HMW12.3.18 chromosome 1, RBS_HiC_50CHRs, whole genome shotgun sequence genomic window:
- the LOC127643912 gene encoding odorant receptor 131-2-like, which produces MRSNGTHELYLNTRVWASAVSFIILAFFNLVINWTIVREERLRSHARFVLVFHLLFSALVYFAVCFTFYLQIYVVAATPLPICMVLIGLLMTSGSNIILTITAMALDRYFAICHPLHYSTVCFKPWPWLIGILTWGFASIIPLSLTPKMTNNSVPQCGREALRGGEMHKIILISVCTFLIVCSYVRILYEGRRLGVLNRRNRAACRTIALHGTQLTVYILPNFILYLLHILTIKGIIEGGTKELFAVISFAFFSLAQCVAPIVYGLRKEELLEHVCHRFPCLSGRLKSILEWTVNMTHPKRFRQQRERRMTSETLLSREISQTTV; this is translated from the exons ATGAGGTCGAATGGTACACATGAGCTCTACTTGAATACCCGTGTTTGGGCATCGGCAGTTTCTTTCATCATTTTGGCTTTTTTCAACCTGGTTATAAACTGGACCATAGTGCGCGAGGAGCGCCTCCGGAGCCACGCGCGCTTCGTCCTCGTGTTCCATTTGTTATTCTCCGCGCTGGTGTACTTTGCAGTATGTTTTACCTTCTACTTACAGATCTACGTGGTTGCCGCAACACCTTTACCAATCTGCATGGTACTAATAGGACTCCTAATGACAAGCGGTTCCAATATCATCCTCACCATCACGGCTATGGCCCTGGACCGTTATTTCGCCATCTGCCACCCACTTCATTACAGCACAGTTTGTTTCAAACCATGGCCGTGGTTAATTGGGATCTTAACTTGGGGATTTGCGTCGATCATTCCTCTTAGCCTTACTCCCAAGATGACAAATAACTCAGTACCACAGTGTGGAAGGGAAGCACTGCGAGGCGGAGAGATGCACAAGATTATTTTAATATCCGTTTGCACTTTTCTTATTGTGTGCAGCTATGTGCGGATCTTATATGAGGGCCGACGTTTGGGTGTGCTGAATCGGCGCAACCGAGCTGCGTGTAGGACCATTGCTCTGCACGGCACGCAGCTCACAGTCTATATCCTCCCGAATTTCATACTCTATTTGCTTCATATCCTTACAATCAAAGGAATAATCGAGGGCGGCACAAAGGAGCTTTTTGCTGTCATAAGTTTTGCCTTCTTCAGCTTGGCGCAGTGCGTCGCCCCGATAGTGTATGGACTGCGTAAAGAGGAACTTTTAGAACATGTGTGTCATCGGTTCCCGTGTTTGTCCGGCCGCTTGAAAAGTATTTTGGAGTGGACTGTCAACATGACCCATCCCAAACGGTTTCGCCAGCAAAG gGAGAGGAGAATGACTTCAGAGACTTTGCTATCGAGGGAGATCTCTCAGACGACTGTGTGA